Sequence from the Fulvivirga ligni genome:
TATGATGATGTTCTCGTTATTCAGGTGATAGATAGGGGACCTGGTATACCTGATTTACTTCAAAATAAGATTTTTGAGAGGTACTATCAGGTGCCATCAGTAACTAGTGGAGGAACAGGAATAGGCTTGGCTCTGACCAAAGAACTGGTGGAATTGTTTAATGGAGATATTTCTGTATCTAACGCCTCTGATGGTGGAGCTGTATTTACAGTGAAGTTACCTGTTCCTATCTCAGGAGCATCTGAGAATGAGGTGCAAATGGAAGTGGAAGATTCACTTTCAGAGGTAGATAGTAAGCGTTTGGTCTTATTGGTAGAGGATAATGTGGAGCTGCTTGCCTACATCCGGAATGAGCTAAAAGAAAGCTTTAAGGTGATAACAGCTGCTGATGGTGAATTGGCTAAAAAGAAAGCCCAGGATCAGTTGCCTGATGTTATCATCAGTGATATTATGATGCCTAATACAGATGGGATAGAGTTCTGTAAATGGTTGAAAAATAATGAGCTTACCAGCCATATTCCGATAATGCTGCTTACGGCAGTTGCTGATCAGAAAAAAAGGCTTGAAGGCTATGAACAGGGTGCAGATGATTATCTTACTAAACCATTTGATAGTCATGAGCTTAGAGTTAGGGTAAATAACTTATTAAGATCTCGGGATAAGTTGAAAGAGAAGTATCAAAATGTATTAAAGATGCCTTCTCATGATATTGTAATACAGAGCTCGGATGAGCTTTTTATGAAAAAGGTTTTAAAGGCAATTGATAATAATATTGAAAACAACGACTACAGTGTATCTCAGCTATGTGAAGAGGTGGGGCTAAGTAGAATGCAGATGCATAGAAAGCTGGTAGCACTTACTGACTTTTCTGCGACTTCTTTTATCAGAGAAGTGCGTTTGCATCGAGCTATGGAATTGCTCTCCTCAGGTGAGCCAGTGTCTCAGGTGGCCTATGCTGTTGGATTTAACAGCCTTTCTTATTTTAGTAAAATCTTTAAGGGTAAGTTTGGTCACTTACCTTCGGAGGTAGTTGCAGTTAATCGTTAAAGTTGTTCATGGTATGAACAGCTCCTACTGTACAGAATGATAAGCACATATCAATGGCTTTGTCCATCATGAAAGGCAGCTCTTCAAATTCTTTTTTTGTGAAAGGACTTAAAACGAAGTCAACCTGCTTTCCTTTAGAATAATCATCACCAATACCCATTTTAAGTCTTGAGTAATTGCTTCCGCCTGTTACTTGCTCTATGTTCTTTAATCCATTATGGCCGGCTGCAGATCCTTTGGTTCTTAACCTTAGATTGCCGAAAGGAATAGCAATATCATCTACCAATACCAGGAGATTTTCTTTAGGTATTTTTAGCTCTTGCAGCCAGAAATTGATCGCCTTGCCACTTAAATTCATATACGTGGTAGGTTTGATGAGGTGAATGTGCCTCGACTTATGTTTAAACTCTGCTTTTTCTGCTAATCGAGTATTTTCAAAGGTAAACCCCTCCTTATCAGCAAGCCTATCTAAGGTAAGAAAGCCAATGTTATGTCTTGTAAGCTCATATTCAGCGCCAATATTTCCCAGTCCGGCTATTAGATATTTCATGTTTGTGTAAGTCTTGTGTAAAACAAAAAAATCCTGCACTAATAAATAGAGCAGGATTTTTAATATTATTCAGGTTAGGCTTATTCAGTAGCTTCTTCTGCTCCTTCTTCAGCTGCTCCTTCTTCCTCATCTTCCTCCATTTTCTTACCTCTAAGAGCTCTAGGTATCTCAACCACAGCCACAGAAGCAATTTTAGTATCAAGGATTTCAAAGTTGTTTTCTTCGATCTCTTGTACTTTGATAGCTTTACCAAAGTCCAAAGTTTTAAGGCTTACCGAAATATGCTCAGGCATATCTTTTGGTAAAGCAGAAACTTGAAGATATCTTCTTTTCTTAATTAAAGTACCACCTTTCGCTACTCCAGGAGCTTCTCCTTCGAAGTGAACAGGTACGTTCATTTTGATTTTCTTTCCTTCAAATAACTGTAAGAAATCAACGTGTAAAAGAACTTCACTTACAGGGTGGAATTGAAGATCTTGCATGATTGCTTCATATTCTTCACCTTCAATGTTCAAGTGAACAAAGTGAGCCTCATCAGTATAAACAAGCTCTCTAAAAAGAATCATTGGTGCGGAAAAGTGAACTTGTTTGTCACCACCATAAAGTACGCAAGGAACGTTACCCTCAGCACGAAGCTTTTTAGATTCAGCTTTGCCGAGATTTGCTCTTTTATACCCTATAATCTCAACTGTTTTCATAATGAATATAATTTATAGTTTTAAAAATAAGTTCTTAAGAATGGATGAACAATGAGCTTATAGACTCATGATCATGAATTTTTCTGATTGCTTTTGCAAAAAGATCAGACACTGACAATACTTTGATTTTGCTACGCTCTTCTTTAAGCGGTAAAGTATCAGTGATAACTAGTTCTTCCAAGGCAGAGTTCTGAATGTTTTCATACGCATTTCCTGAAAGAATAGGGTGAGTAGCTACAGCTCTTACTGAAGTCGCTCCTTTATCTTTTAGAAGCTGAGCTGCTTTGCAAATAGTGCCTCCTGTATCGATAAGGTCATCTACCATCACCACATCTTTGCCTTCTACATCACCAATTAGCCTCATAGAAGCTACTTCATTGGCTTTCTCTCTGTACTTATCACAAACTACCATTTCAGCTCTAAAGAATTTAGCGAAACTTCTGGTTCTCTTCACACCACCCACGTCAGGAGATGCAAAAATAATGTTTTCTAAGTTCAGAGATCTGATATAAGGAATAAAGATTGAAGTACCATCCAAGTGATCTACCGGAATGTCAAAGAAACCTTGAATCTGATCGGCATGTAAATCGCAAGTCATAATTCTATCCGCTCCGGCTGCTGAAAGCAGGTTGGCCATAAGTTTTGCTGCTATAGCAACTCTAGGCTTGTCTTTTCTATCCTGACGTGCATATCCAAAGTAAGGAACCACTACAGTAACATACTTAGCACTTGCTCTTTTAGCTGCATCAATCATTAATAGCAGCTCCATAAAGTTGTCAGAAGGAGGAAAAGTAGATTGGATAAGAAAGACGTCGCTTCCTCTTACAGATTCAGTGAAAAATGGAGACATTTCTCCGTCGCTAAATTGTTGGAGGATTACTTCTCCTAAGGGTTTGCCGTATGCCAAAGCAATTTTATCGGCTAAATATTTAGTTTCTTTTCCGGAGAAGATTTTAACTGAAGACATCTTGTATTTATTTGCCGTTTTTAAACAAAAAAGGCGGACTTTTTATGTCCGCCTGAGTTGCCCGACTAGGGCTCGAACCTAGACTCTTCTGAACCAAAATCAGACGTGTTGCCAGTTACACCATCGGGCAATCTTTTGTTTCCCTCATTTTTGGGATGGCAAAAGTAAAATTAATTTTGAAAAATGAAAACACTGAGCCCGAAATAATTTAACTTTTTTTTCAAGGTGTCTGAGATAGTATCTTTTTTTGTTCATCAAGGAACCCATCCGCAAAGAATTGATACTTGTTTAGGATGGATTTTACGGCATTATTTACATCTCTATAGTCAGAGAAATTAACTCTGCCATAGTAGTCAGTAGCATATCCTTGCCAGATGGAAGTTTTTTGTTTTCTATCAAAAATCTGAATAAGAAGGGTGCCTTCCTTCATACCTATCTTAAGTCTGTCATACTCAAGGTCTCGATCTTGCTTGGCCATCCAGTCTTCTATGCGGGGCTGATTATAGCCTCTGAAGTTAAGACTGTCTACAAAAACTCTGAAAGATAGAAGTAAATCGGGCTTACTGTCCTTACGCTTATATCCCAGAAATTTCATGTGCGATTCTATGGCAGTCTGAATGATCTTGCCACCACCTTCCAATTCTTCATTCTCTGATTGTATTAGGAAGTCATAGTTACTGTACTTATCAAATCTTCCCTTGTAGCTGTAGTCATATTCTACGGGAAGTTCACGGTAGGAAAAACAGGACGCTATCACCACAGATAACGCACCTATCATAATTAAATGAGAGCGTGATTTCATATAAAAGGGATTTAAACAGAGCCTATATAAATATAGTATAATAGGCTCTGTTTTAATAGTGTTTACCCCAAAATGTTGGTGAAGCCACGCTAAATGCGGGAAACTACTTATGTGTTTTTATCCACTCTTTTGCGTTTACAAATGCCTCTATCCAAGGTGTAATCTCATCGGCATTTCTGCCCTCAGGATAGTTAGCCCAGTTATGCGGATAAAGTGATCTTTCCAGGTGAGGCATAATAGCTAAATGGCGGCCATTTGAAGAGCATACAGCGGCTGCATTGTGATCTGAACCATTAGGGTTAGCAGGATATGCATCACTAGCATAATTGGCCACAATGTTATATTCTGCTGCAGCTCCAGGTAGATCAAATTTACCTTCTCCATGAGCTATCCATACACCCAGCTTAGATCCACTTAAAGAGCTAAACATAACGGTGTCATTTTGTGGGATCTCTACGTTTAAGAACGATGATTCGAACTTATGAGAGATGTTATGCTTCATGGTAGGATGATCGCTCATATTAGGGTATAAAAGCCCTAGCTCCATCATGAGCTGGCATCCATTACAAACACCAAGGCTTAGTGTATTTTCCCTTGCGTAGAAGTTATCCAATGCCTGTTTTGCCTTTTCGTTATATAAGAAAGCACCAGCCCATCCTTTAGCTGATCCTAGTACATCTGAGTTAGAAAATCCTCCTACAAATACGATCAGATTTACGTCTGTAAGGTCCTCTCTGCCG
This genomic interval carries:
- a CDS encoding DUF4136 domain-containing protein translates to MKSRSHLIMIGALSVVIASCFSYRELPVEYDYSYKGRFDKYSNYDFLIQSENEELEGGGKIIQTAIESHMKFLGYKRKDSKPDLLLSFRVFVDSLNFRGYNQPRIEDWMAKQDRDLEYDRLKIGMKEGTLLIQIFDRKQKTSIWQGYATDYYGRVNFSDYRDVNNAVKSILNKYQFFADGFLDEQKKILSQTP
- the pth gene encoding aminoacyl-tRNA hydrolase; translation: MKYLIAGLGNIGAEYELTRHNIGFLTLDRLADKEGFTFENTRLAEKAEFKHKSRHIHLIKPTTYMNLSGKAINFWLQELKIPKENLLVLVDDIAIPFGNLRLRTKGSAAGHNGLKNIEQVTGGSNYSRLKMGIGDDYSKGKQVDFVLSPFTKKEFEELPFMMDKAIDMCLSFCTVGAVHTMNNFND
- a CDS encoding ribose-phosphate pyrophosphokinase, whose product is MSSVKIFSGKETKYLADKIALAYGKPLGEVILQQFSDGEMSPFFTESVRGSDVFLIQSTFPPSDNFMELLLMIDAAKRASAKYVTVVVPYFGYARQDRKDKPRVAIAAKLMANLLSAAGADRIMTCDLHADQIQGFFDIPVDHLDGTSIFIPYIRSLNLENIIFASPDVGGVKRTRSFAKFFRAEMVVCDKYREKANEVASMRLIGDVEGKDVVMVDDLIDTGGTICKAAQLLKDKGATSVRAVATHPILSGNAYENIQNSALEELVITDTLPLKEERSKIKVLSVSDLFAKAIRKIHDHESISSLFIHS
- a CDS encoding 50S ribosomal protein L25/general stress protein Ctc, yielding MKTVEIIGYKRANLGKAESKKLRAEGNVPCVLYGGDKQVHFSAPMILFRELVYTDEAHFVHLNIEGEEYEAIMQDLQFHPVSEVLLHVDFLQLFEGKKIKMNVPVHFEGEAPGVAKGGTLIKKRRYLQVSALPKDMPEHISVSLKTLDFGKAIKVQEIEENNFEILDTKIASVAVVEIPRALRGKKMEEDEEEGAAEEGAEEATE